In Risungbinella massiliensis, a single window of DNA contains:
- the alr gene encoding alanine racemase gives MKQPFLGRDTWAEIDLDAITHNVHQFQKWIPKKTKILCAVKANAYGHGSVPVAKAVVEAGADYLGVAFLDEALELRAAGITASILVMGVTPPHAMERAIKEKITLSIPDESYYLELEKIASRLRQKVKYHLKVDTGMSRLGLKPQEVVPFLQKVAGSAFVELEGLFTHYATSDDRDKSYYERQFRLFDEMVQQIKSSGFDIPLIHASNSAGAIEFPERSYDMIRMGISLYGFYPSQEVHQTLSLRPAMSLHSKVGMIKQVPADVGISYGKIYQTTKEESIATLPIGYADGILRVLSNRGQVLIKGKRVPIVGRVCMDQLMIQVDEAMPVSIGEEVVFYGKQGEEQISVEEVARWMGTIHYEVTCLLDWRVPRIYKKNGKIVDVVNHLLPATSL, from the coding sequence ATGAAGCAACCTTTTCTAGGTAGGGATACTTGGGCTGAGATTGATCTAGATGCGATTACACATAATGTCCATCAATTCCAAAAATGGATACCCAAAAAGACAAAAATATTGTGTGCTGTGAAAGCAAATGCATATGGGCATGGTTCAGTTCCAGTAGCAAAAGCAGTAGTAGAAGCAGGAGCGGATTATTTGGGTGTTGCTTTTCTTGATGAAGCATTGGAGTTACGAGCTGCTGGGATTACTGCATCCATATTGGTGATGGGTGTTACTCCTCCTCATGCGATGGAACGGGCGATCAAAGAGAAGATAACGTTGTCGATTCCAGACGAATCGTATTATCTAGAATTGGAGAAAATTGCTTCCCGATTACGTCAAAAAGTGAAATATCATCTTAAAGTAGATACCGGTATGAGTCGATTAGGTTTAAAACCACAAGAGGTAGTTCCGTTTTTACAGAAGGTGGCGGGCTCGGCTTTTGTCGAATTAGAAGGCCTCTTTACGCATTATGCTACTTCTGATGATCGAGACAAAAGCTATTATGAGAGACAATTCCGCCTTTTTGACGAAATGGTGCAACAAATTAAATCGAGTGGATTCGATATTCCTCTGATTCATGCCTCTAATAGCGCTGGAGCAATTGAATTTCCAGAAAGATCTTATGACATGATTCGGATGGGGATCAGCCTCTACGGGTTTTATCCATCACAAGAGGTTCATCAGACTTTGTCACTTCGACCAGCAATGAGTCTTCACAGTAAAGTTGGGATGATAAAACAAGTTCCAGCCGACGTGGGGATTTCGTATGGGAAGATATACCAAACAACAAAAGAAGAGTCGATCGCTACTCTACCGATTGGATATGCAGATGGAATACTTCGTGTACTCTCCAATCGTGGACAAGTTTTGATCAAAGGGAAACGTGTTCCGATTGTAGGACGTGTTTGTATGGATCAGCTTATGATACAAGTTGATGAGGCGATGCCTGTTTCGATTGGAGAAGAAGTCGTTTTTTATGGAAAACAGGGAGAAGAGCAAATAAGTGTAGAGGAAGTTGCGAGGTGGATGGGTACAATCCACTATGAAGTAACGTGTTTATTGGATTGGCGTGTACCACGAATTTATAAAAAGAATGGAAAAATTGTAGACGTTGTAAATCATCTTTTACCAGCTACCTCACTCTAG